The nucleotide sequence CTTCTTCCTTCTCAAGACTAAACTGAATAGATttcacatatatacatacaaaaacacacgcccaccaaaaaaaagaagaaaaaaaagaatctgGCTCATTTCCGATACTTATCTTCTGGCCCTGTCATGACTGAGGAACGGTGAGACTATGACAAGATGTGCACAGAACACACCAACAGTAACTAATACTTAAACCTGACAGACTCAGTCTTCGCTGATTAGCGACTACAATGTCAATTCGGTTGATCGTCAGAGCCTTGTGGTGAGTTTTTTTACGATGATATACACAGTGTTGCAGTCATATGACATCTCAGTAGTACGTCGGGTCTCGGTATCGTCAGCGCATTCCTGGCAGCTTCCTGCGAATGTAGAGGGTTGCTCTTAATGCTCAAACATGTCAGATGTGTCGGTTTGCTGAACATGCTTGGGTCGATCCAAGTGATATCATTTTCTGAAAGGTTCAAATAGGCGACGTATGTCACGCTATCAAAGAACCCTTTTTTCACTTTCTCAGACGTCAGCAAGTTTCTCCCAAATGTGAGGTGCCGGACCGTTGTTGGTAACTGCAGAATGAATCTCACGTTATGCAACTCAGTGCCATCCCCCATGTAGGTTCCATAGGTCGGTATGTCTGGCTCGGCAAAGCCGCAGCACTGGCACAAATTATCCCCGCATGTCTTGATGTCAAAAAAACATGACACCGCAAGTATACAAAGTCTGCACACATGCATCGAAAGCTGGTTTATTCGCGATATGGCGGCTGCAAGGTTGAATGTTGGGGACATGGCGGCTGGAAGGTTGAATGTTGGCGGCTGGAAGGTTGAATGTTGACGACATGGCGGCTGGAAGGTTGAATGTTGGCGGCTGGAAGGTTGAATGTTGGCGACATGGCGGCTGGAAGGTTGGATGATGGCGGCTGGAAGGTTGAATGATGGCGACATGGCGGCTGGAAGGTTGAATGTTGGCGACATGGCGGCTGGAAGGTTGGATGATGGCGGCTGGAAGGTTGAATGTTGGCGGCTGGAAGGTTGAATGTTGACGACATGGCGGCTGGAAGGTTGGATGATGGCGGCTGGAAGGTTGAATGATGGCGACATGGCGGCTGGAAGGTTGAATGTTGGCGACATGGCGGCTGGAAGGTTGGATGATGGCGGCTGGAAGGTTGAATGTTGGGGACATGGCGGCTGGAAGGTTGAATGTTGGGGACATGGCGGCTGGAAGGTTGAATGTTGACGACATGGCGGCTGGAAGGTTGAATGTTGACGACATGGCGGCTGGAAGGTTGAATGTTGGCGACATGGCGGCTGGAAGGTTGAATGTTGGGGACATGGCGGCTGGAAGGTTGAATGTTGACGACATGGTGGCTGGAAGGTTGAATGATGGCGGCGGGAAGGTTGAATGTTGACGACATGGCGGCTGGAAGGTTGAATGATGGCGGTTGGAAGGTTGAATGTTGGCGACATGGCGGCTGGAAGGTTGAATGTTGGGGACATGGCGGCTGGAAGGTTGAATGTTGACGACATGGCGGCTGGAAGGTTGAATGTTGACGACATGGCGGCTGGAAGGTTGAATGTTGATGACATGGCGGCAGGAAGGTTGAATGTTGGGGACATGGCGGCTGGAAGGTTGAATGTTTGCGACATGGCGGCAGGAAGATTGAATGTTGACGACATGGTGGCTGGAAGGTTGAATGTTTGCGACATGGCGGCTGGAAGGTTGAATGTTGGCGACATGGCGGCTGGAAGGTTGAATGTTGGGGACATGGCGGCTGGAAGGTTGAATGTTGACGACATGGCGGCTGGAAGGTTGAATGTTGGTGGCTGGAAGGTTGAATGTTGGCGACATGGCGGCTGGAAGGTTGAATGTTGGGGACATGGCGGCTGGAAGGTTGAATGTTGACGACATGGCGGCTGGAAGGTTGAATGTTGGGGACATGGCGGCTGGAAGGTTGAATGTTGACGACATGGCGGCTGGAAGGTTGAATGTTGGGGACATGGCGGCTGGAAGGTTGAATGTTGACGACATGGCGGCTGGAAGGTTGAATGTTGGCGGCTGGAAGGTTGGATGATGGCGGCTGGAAGGTTGGATGATGGTGGCTGGAAGGTTGAATGTTGACGACATGGCGGCTGGAAGGTTGAATGTTGATGACATGGCGGCTGGAAGGTTGAATGTTGACGACATGGCGGCGGGAAGGTTGAATGTTGACGACATGGCGGCTGGAAGGTTGAATGTTGACGACATGGCGGCTGGAAGGTTGAATGTTGGTGGCTGGAAGGTTGAATGTTGGCGACATGGCGGCTGGAAGGTTGAATGTTGGGGACATGGCGGCTGGAAGGTTGAATGTTGACGACATGGCGGCTGGAAGGTTGAATGTTGACGACATGGCGGCTGGAACGTTGAATGTTGACGACATGGCGGCAGGAAGGTTGAATGTTGACGACATGGCGGCTGGAAGGTTGAATGTTGGGGACATGGCGGCTGGAAGGTTGAATGTTGACGACATGGCGGCAGGAAGGTTGAATGTTGACGACATGGCGGCTGGAAGGTTGAATGTTGGGGACATGGCGGCTGGAAGGTTGAATGTTGACGACATGGCGGCCGGAAGGTTGGATGATGGCGGCTGGAAGGTTGAATGTTGATGACATGGCGGCTGGAAGGTTGGATGATGGCGGCTGGAAGGTTGAATGTTGATGACATGGCGGCTGGAAGGTTGAATGTTGGCGACATGGCGGCTGGAAGGTTGGATGTTGACGACATGGCGGCTGGAAGGTTGAATGTTGACGACATGGCGGCTGGAAGGTTGAATGTTGACGACATGGCGGCTGGAAGGTTGAATGTTGGCGGCTGGAAGGTTGAATGTTGATGACATGGCGGCTGGAAGGTTGAATGTTGGCGGCTGGAAGGTTGAATGTTGACGACATGGCGGCTGGAAGGTTGAATGATGGCGGCTGGAAGGTTGAATGTTGACGACATGGCGGCTGGAAGGTTGAATGTTGACGACATGGCGGCTGGAAGGTTGAATGTTGACGACATGGCGGCTGGAAGGTTGGATGATGGCGGCTGGAAGGTTGAATGTTGGGGACATGGCGGCTGGAAGGTTGAATGATGGCGGCTGGAAGGTTGAATGTTGACGACATGGCGGCTGGAAGGTTGAATGATGGCGGCTGGAAGGTTGAATGTTGACGACATGGCGGCTGGAAGGTTGAATGTTGGCGGCTGGAAGGTTGAATGTTGACGACATGGCGGCTGGAAGGTTGAATGTTGGCGGCTGGAAGGTTGAATGTTGACGACATGGCGGCTGGAAGGTTGAATGATGGCGGCTGGAAGGTTGAATGTTGACGACATGGCGGCTGGAAGGTTGAATGTTGGCGGCTGGAAGGTTGAATGTTGACGACATGGCGGCTGGAAGGTTGAATGATGGCGGCTGGAAGGTTGAATGTTGACGGCATGGCGGCTGGAAGGTTGAATGATGGCGGCTGGAAGGTTGAATGTTGACGACATGGCGGCTGGAAGGTTGAATGTTGGCGGCTGGAAGGTTGAATGTTGGCGACATGGCGGCTGGAAGGTTGAATGTTGACGACATGGCGGCTGGAAGGTTGAATGTTGGCGGCTGGAAGGTTGAATGTTGACAACATGGCGGCTGGAAGGTTGAATGTTGACGACATGGCGGCTGGAAGGTTGAATGTTGACGACATGGCGGCTGGAAGGTTGAATGATGGCGGCTGGAAGGTTGAATGTTGACGACATGGCGGCTGGAAGGTTGAATGTTGGCGGCTGGAAGGTTGAATGTTGGCGACATGGCGGCTGGAAGGTTGAATGATGGCGGCTGGAAGGTTGAATGTTGGCGACATGGCGGCTGGAAGGTTGAATGTTGACGACATGGCGGCTGGAAGGTTGAATGTTGACGACATGGCGGCTGGAAGGTTGAATGTTGACGACATGGCGGCTGGAAGGTTGAATGTTGGGGACATGGCGGCTGGAAGGTTGAATGTTGGTGACATGGCGGCTGGAAGGTTGAATGTTGACGACATGGCGGCTGGAAGGTTGAATGTTGGGGACATGGCGGCTGGAAGGTTGAATGTTGGCGGCTGGAAGGTTGAACGTTGACGACATGGCGGCTGGAAGGTTGAATGTTGACGACATGGCGGCTGGAAGGTTGAATGTTGGGGACATGGCGGCTGGAAGGTTGAATGTTGGGGACATGGCGGCTGGAAGGTTGAATGTTGACGACATGGCGGCTGGAAGGTTGAATGTTGGGGACATGGCGGTTGGAAGGTTGAATGTTGACGACATGGCGGCTGGAAGGTTGAATGTTTGGGACATGGCGGCTGGAAGGTTGAATGTTGACGACATGGCGGCTGGAAGGTTGAATGTTGACGACATGGCGGCTGGAAGGTTGAATGTTGGCGACATGGCGGCAGGAAGGTTGAATGTTGGGGACATGGCGGCTGGAAGGTTGAATGTTGGGGACATGGCGGCTGGAAGGTTGAATGTTGACGACATGGCGGCTGGAAGGTTGAATGTGGGCGACATGGCGGCAGGAAGGTTGGATGATGGCGGCTGGAAGGTTGAATGTGGGGGACATGGTGGCTGGAAAGTTGAATGTTGGCGGCTGGAAGGTTGAATGTTGGGGACATGGCGGCTGGAAGGTTGAATGTTGGGGACATGGCGGCTGGAAGGTTGAATGTTGGGGACATGGCGGCTGGAAGGTTGAATGTTGACGACATGGCGGCTGGAAGGTTGAATGTTGACGACATGGCGGCTGGAAGGTTGAATGTTGGGGACATGGCGGCTGGAAGGTTGAATGTTGACGACATGGCGGCTGGAAGGTTGAATGTTGGGGACATGGCGGCTGGAAGGTTGAATGTTGACGACATGGCGGCTGGAAGGTTGAATGTTGGGGACATGGCGGCTGGAAGGTTGAATGTTGGCGACATGGCGGCTGGAAGGTTGAATGTTGGGGACATGGCGGCTGGAAGGTTGAATGTTGGCGACATGGCGGCTGGAAGGTTGAATGTTGACGACATGGCGGCTGGAAGGTTTAATGTTGACGACATGGCGGCTGGAAGGTCGAATGTTGACGACATGGCGGCTAGAAGGTTGAATTTTAACGTACGAGAGGCTGGGATGACCTTTAAAGCGGATACCATGGCCTGCAGTTCAGAAGGAAAAACAAGACGATCGGTACCATCTCTTCTTGTGTGCACCTGACTGCAGGAATCAGTCACACGCGTCAAGGAGGAACTGGAAAGATGCGCGCGACTGAGTGGCGTGGGAACTGAGGTCGGTGACAGAGCTTGTCCGTAGGATATAATGTTTAATGCGGTACTCGTGCCCTCTTCGCTATCTTGTAATGCCTTTCCTCTTTAAAGGCATATCCCCTGTACACGATTGgtttcaccatctcagatctggccaagaTTTAACACGGGAGAAGGCCACctctctacttggtcacataccaaaaatcaacaccatgACTGCAGTGTGTCCAAAGTCAGAACTATAATATTAttaatttcttttttaagtCACTAGTTAGCTAGATTGGCATTCCCTCAAAATAGACATACATGATTAAAAGGCATCGTTAATGGGCGTCTGCTGAATATGCTtcgattacacacacacacacacacacacacacacacacacaaacacacacacacacacatatacacacacaaaggcacGTGCACCAGTAACAGAAGTATTTGATTGACAGCTGCCTGTCTCGGTGATTTGGACAATGCTGTAGTTGTGATTTTCCTTGTCCTTTCGATCTGTGTGCGCACGATGCTTTTTAAATGTCTGTAACATTTTGGAAACATATGACATGGATGTGGTGAAAGGACCTAGGCAGGTGGCACGCACGATTTTTCCTGCATCGCCGGCAACAATAATGCATTGATGATTACGAGGAAATCTTCAAATGCCCACGAACACGATCATGTTTGATGATGATGTAGCCTGCGTGGCAACTGAAATAGTTGGTTTTTTTCCAGTAGACAGAGGAGATAGAGGGGGTCACTGTAGGCGTCATCGTCTGTGTCCCAGACGGGTCAATGAGAATTAATGTTCcgttgagacagagagagagagagacagagagagagagagagagtgtgtgtgtgtgtgtgtggtgtttgtgtgtgtgtgtgttttagtgtgagtgtgtgtgtgagtgtgagtgtcacggtgtgtgtgtgttagtgtgagggtgtgtgtgtgtgtgtatgtgttagtgtgtgtgtgtgtgtgctagtgtgagtgtgtgtgtgtgtgtgttagtgtatgagtgtgtgtatgtgtggaaaAAGACCACGCCGCTAGAGCCACGCACTGTTGCACATCATGATGAGGAAACAAAGTTCTTGGAAATAGTGATTTCCCTACCCACGTTATTTGCTACGATAAAAATggcacactggcacacacacacacacacacacacacacacacatagaaaaacacacacggtacacacacacacacacagacataccggCATACGGcggcatacacacacttacacacacacacacacacacacacatacacgcgcacacacacatacacgcgcacacacacacacacacacacacactcactgagcacggtgacgcacacacacacacacacacacacacacacaccgtgcacacacacgcacacacaacgcGTGAATGTGAAATTGTTTACACTTTTGGGACTGAATTAAATGATATATTGcggaaagggtgtttgtattgcCGCTTCTGATTGACGTTTAGCAAAAGGTCGGTTCTATTTGaagatgagaaaaaaaaaattaaaactgaTAATGTTTTAGACTTCATTATTTGCAGGGGCAGTAATTGTATTTATTAATGTACTCTTTAGGGTTCAGTACTGCTGTTATGTGTGTTTCTTAAAACGCGAATATGAAACACAGATATGATATTGAAAAGATGTTACATTTTAAAAGGAATGGATACGCTGAGTTTtcgttctttttacatttagtcaagttttgactaaatgttttaacatagagagggaatcgagacgagggtcgtggtgtatgtgtgtgtgtgt is from Littorina saxatilis isolate snail1 linkage group LG5, US_GU_Lsax_2.0, whole genome shotgun sequence and encodes:
- the LOC138967819 gene encoding mucin-5B-like; translated protein: MVLIFGHGIRFKGHPSLSYVKIQPSSRHVVNIRPSSRHVVNIKPSSRHVVNIQPSSRHVANIQPSSRHVPNIQPSSRHVANIQPSSRHVPNIQPSSRHVVNIQPSSRHVPNIQPSSRHVVNIQPSSRHVPNIQPSSRHVVNIQPSSRHVVNIQPSSRHVPNIQPSSRHVPNIQPSSRHVPNIQPSSRQHSTFQPPCPPHSTFQPPSSNLPAAMSPTFNLPAAMSSTFNLPAAMSPTFNLPAAMSPTFNLPAAMSPTFNLPAAMSSTFNLPAAMSSTFNLPAAMSQTFNLPAAMSSTFNLPTAMSPTFNLPAAMSSTFNLPAAMSPTFNLPAAMSPTFNLPAAMSSTFNLPAAMSSTFNLPAANIQPSSRHVPNIQPSSRHVVNIQPSSRHVTNIQPSSRHVPNIQPSSRHVVNIQPSSRHVVNIQPSSRHVVNIQPSSRHVANIQPSSRHHSTFQPPCRQHSTFQPPTFNLPAAMSSTFNLPAAIIQPSSRHVVNIQPSSRHVPPTFNLPAAMSSTFNLPAAMSPTFNLPAANIQPSSRHVVNIQPSSRHHSTFQPPCRQHSTFQPPSFNLPAAMSSTFNLPAANIQPSSRHVVNIQPSSRHHSTFQPPCRQHSTFQPPTFNLPAAMSSTFNLPAANIQPSSRHVVNIQPSSRHHSTFQPPCRQHSTFQPPSFNLPAAMSPTFNLPAAIIQPSSRHVVNIQPSSRHVVNIQPSSRHVVNIQPSSRHHSTFQPPCRQHSTFQPPTFNLPAAMSSTFNLPAANIQPSSRHVVNIQPSSRHVVNIQPSSRHVVNIQPSSRHVANIQPSSRHVINIQPSSRHHPTFQPPCHQHSTFQPPSSNLPAAMSSTFNLPAAMSPTFNLPAAMSSTFNLPAAMSSTFNLPAAMSPTFNLPAAMSSTFNLPAAMSSTFNVPAAMSSTFNLPAAMSSTFNLPAAMSPTFNLPAAMSPTFNLPATNIQPSSRHVVNIQPSSRHVVNIQPSRRHVVNIQPSSRHVINIQPSSRHVVNIQPSSHHHPTFQPPSSNLPAANIQPSSRHVVNIQPSSRHVPNIQPSSRHVVNIQPSSRHVPNIQPSSRHVVNIQPSSRHVPNIQPSSRHVANIQPSSHQHSTFQPPCRQHSTFQPPCPQHSTFQPPCRQHSTFQPPCRKHSTFQPPCRQHSIFLPPCRKHSTFQPPCPQHSTFLPPCHQHSTFQPPCRQHSTFQPPCRQHSTFQPPCPQHSTFQPPCRQHSTFQPPSFNLPAAMSSTFNLPAAIIQPSSHHVVNIQPSSRHVPNIQPSSRHVANIQPSSRHVVNIQPSSRHVVNIQPSSRHVPNIQPSSRHVPNIQPSSRHHPTFQPPCRQHSTFQPPCRHHSTFQPPSSNLPAAMSSTFNLPAANIQPSSRHHPTFQPPCRQHSTFQPPCRHHSTFQPPSSNLPAAMSPTFNLPAANIQPSSRHVVNIQPSSRQHSTFQPPCPQHSTLQPPYRE